From Pseudarthrobacter equi, a single genomic window includes:
- the nadC gene encoding carboxylating nicotinate-nucleotide diphosphorylase, giving the protein MTEPTVIEHTRTNTGPTLPQAPVRDILERAFAEDAPAGDITSQVLIPAQARATAVLNARVPGVFSGATVFRDAMQLVDPATEVDLLVQDGQAFDAGTHLARVSGTARSVLLAERVALNLVQRMSAIATRTAEFVRLAEGTQAQITDTRKTTPGLRILERFAVRCGGGANHRYSLSDAVLAKDNHLAVMTGGDPAKLTGLLLAAKAQLGHTTHFEVEVDRMDQIEPVLAAGVDTIMLDNFSLDELRAGVAQVAGRARVEASGNVNLGTVAAIAATGVDVISIGALTHTVAALDLGLDVELTVG; this is encoded by the coding sequence ATGACTGAACCCACCGTGATTGAGCACACCCGCACAAACACCGGCCCCACTCTGCCGCAGGCACCCGTCCGCGACATCCTCGAGCGTGCCTTCGCGGAGGACGCGCCGGCCGGTGACATCACTTCCCAGGTGCTTATCCCCGCCCAGGCCCGCGCCACGGCCGTGCTGAACGCCCGGGTGCCCGGCGTCTTCAGCGGCGCCACGGTCTTCCGGGACGCCATGCAGCTGGTGGACCCGGCCACGGAGGTGGACCTGCTGGTGCAGGACGGGCAGGCGTTCGACGCCGGCACTCACCTGGCCCGCGTCAGCGGAACGGCGCGTTCGGTACTGCTCGCCGAACGCGTGGCCCTCAACCTGGTCCAGCGGATGTCCGCCATCGCCACCAGGACCGCCGAGTTCGTCCGGCTCGCTGAAGGAACGCAGGCGCAAATCACCGACACCCGCAAGACCACCCCCGGGCTGCGGATCCTCGAGCGGTTCGCCGTGCGCTGCGGCGGGGGAGCGAACCACCGCTACAGCCTCTCGGACGCCGTGCTCGCCAAGGACAACCACCTGGCAGTCATGACCGGCGGCGACCCCGCCAAACTCACCGGACTCCTCCTGGCGGCGAAGGCCCAGCTGGGCCACACCACGCACTTCGAAGTGGAGGTGGACCGGATGGACCAGATCGAACCCGTCCTCGCCGCCGGGGTGGACACCATCATGCTCGACAACTTCAGCCTCGATGAGCTGCGTGCAGGGGTTGCCCAGGTGGCCGGACGGGCCCGCGTGGAAGCCAGCGGCAACGTGAACCTGGGCACCGTCGCCGCGATCGCCGCCACCGGCGTGGATGTCATCTCCATCGGCGCCCTCACCCACACTGTCGCCGCCCTGGACCTCGGCCTGGACGTGGAACTGACCGTCGGGTGA